The following proteins are encoded in a genomic region of Serinus canaria isolate serCan28SL12 chromosome 13, serCan2020, whole genome shotgun sequence:
- the CLK4 gene encoding dual specificity protein kinase CLK4 produces MYLFEQRIPAPNIQQQKLWEMRHSKQSHCPEWDDRRSWDQRKHSSSRKRRKRSHSSGQESKHYKPSRVSESHYLDDRAINERDHHDRRYVEEYRNDFCEVYDHRHYHRDYEKSHHHHYSKSSGRSRKSSHKRKHKRHHCSSHQSHSKSHRRKRSRSVEDDEEGHLICESGDVLRARYEIVATLGEGAFGKVVECIDHDMRGMHVAVKIVKNVGRYREAARSEIQVLEHLNNMDPSSNFRCVQMLEWFDHHGHVCIVFELLGLSTYDFIKENSFLPFHINDIRNMAYQICQSINFLHHNKLTHTDLKPENILFVESDYIVKYNAKMKRDERTLKNTDIKVVDFGSATFDDEHHSTLVSTRHYRAPEVILALGWSQPCDVWSIGCILIEYYLGFTVFQTHDSKEHLAMMERILGPLPTHMIKKSRKHYFHHDQLDWDEHSSAGRYVRRRCKPLKEFMHCQDTDHQSLFDLVRRMLEYDPAKRITLDEALQHPFFDPLNK; encoded by the exons ATGTACCTGTTTGAACAAAGAATTCCTGCACCTAACATCCAGCAACAGAAGCTG TGGGAGATGAGGCATTCAAAGCAATCTCATTGTCCTGAGTGGGAcgacaggaggagctgggatcagaggaagcacagcagcagccgCAAGCGCAGAAAGAGGTCCCACAGCAGTGGCCAGGAGAGCAAGCACTATAAACCCAGTCGCGTTTCAGAAAG tcaTTATTTGGACGATAGAGCCATAAATGAAAGAGACCATCATGACCGGAGATATGTTGAGGAATACAGAAATGACTTCTGTGAAGTGTATGACCACAGGCATTATCACAGAGACTATGAAAAGAGTCACCATCATCACTATAGCAAATCCTCTGGTCGGAGCAGGAAAAGTAGTCATAAAAGGAAGCATAAGAGACATCATTGCTCCAGTCACCAATCGCATTCG AAGAGTCACCGAAGGAAAAGATCCAGGAGTGTAGAGGATGATGAGGAGGGTCACCTGATCTGTGAAAGTGGAGACGTTCTAAGAGCAAGAT ATGAAATTGTTGCGACTTTAGGAGAAGGAGCTTTTGGAAAAGTAGTGGAGTGCATAGATCATGATAT GAGAGGAATGCATGTAGCAGTTAAAATAGTGAAAAATGTTGGTCGATACCGGGAGGCAGCCCGTTCAGAAATACAAGTGTTGGAACACTTAAACAACATGGATCCAAGCAGCAATTT cCGCTGTGTCCAGATGCTGGAGTGGTTTGATCACCATGGCCATGTCTGTATTGTTTTTGAGCTACTGGGGCTCAGTACTTATGATTTTATTAAGGAAAACAGCTTTCTGCCATTTCATATTAATGACATTAGAAACATGGCCTATCAAATTTGCCAGTCTATAAACT TTCTACACCATAATAAACTAACTCACACAGATTTAAAGCCTGAAAATATCTTGTTTGTGGAGTCTGATTACATAGTGAAGTACAATGCCAAAATG AAACGAGATGAACGcactttaaaaaacacagacaTCAAAGTTGTTGATTTTGGAAGTGCGACTTTTGATGATGAGCATCATAGCACATTAGTGTCTACAAGACATTATAGAGCTCCTGAGGTCATTTTAG cactgggatggTCTCAGCCATGTGATGTGTGGAGTATTGGTTGTATTCTGATTGAGTATTACCTGGGATTTACAGTGTTTCAG ACTCATGACAGTAAAGAACACCTGGCAATGATGGAAAGAATACTGGGGCCTCTGCCCACTCACATGATCAAGAAATCCAG aaaacattattttcaccATGACCAGTTGGACTGGgatgagcacagctctgcaggccGGTACGTCAGGAGACGCTGTAAGCCTCTGAAG gaattcATGCATTGCCAAGACACAGATCATCAAAGTCTGTTTGACCTTGTTCGCAGAATGCTGGAATATGACCCAGCCAAAAGAATTACTCTTGATGAAGCCTTGCAGCATCCTTTTTTTGatccattaaataaataa